Proteins encoded by one window of Microbacterium testaceum:
- the fliF gene encoding flagellar basal-body MS-ring/collar protein FliF, with translation MLTNSFERLKRIVAGFTVAQRTIAVIGAALLVMGVIALGSWLAKPQMSPLFTGLSPSDASAVVEQLKSAGVAYELTEGGATVLVPDAQVYPQRLAAAAAGLPSDNTGGYTLLDKMGVTASEFQQSVTYKRAIEGELAATIGAMSGVTAASVQLAIPEQSVFVADKQHPTASVFLKTQGGSSLDDDQIAAIVHLTSASIPGMTPEDVAVTDQSGRVLAAVGQGLTGSASTQASDHEAKVAGSVTKMLETIVGPGNATVSVSADVANSTSERMDETYTAPEGGVMTNEQTRTQTSTGGQTGGTGILGPDNIAVPDAGGSGSFESEESTRNNAVNKTTEKTTTPAGEVTRQTVSIALDRGSVQGVTAEQVQALVSNAAGINTARGDTVTVEFVDFSQSAAAAAAAALQAAEDEKAAQVQSEIVRTAIIGGSIVLAAVIVVVALLVRRRMKRRTLYTEDGPIEYFASMTETEEQKLKTLKGLAEPIALPAVPPTKVLPTLLDIEEEPEAPQVLVEQRRREVEQLAKSDPQNAAKALANMMDEAMV, from the coding sequence GTGCTCACGAACTCGTTCGAGCGTCTCAAGAGAATCGTCGCCGGCTTCACCGTCGCCCAGCGCACGATCGCTGTGATCGGCGCCGCCCTGCTCGTCATGGGCGTCATCGCGCTGGGCAGCTGGCTCGCGAAACCGCAGATGAGTCCGCTGTTCACCGGCCTCAGCCCGAGCGACGCGTCCGCCGTCGTCGAGCAGTTGAAGTCGGCGGGGGTCGCCTACGAACTGACCGAGGGCGGAGCGACGGTCCTCGTCCCCGACGCCCAGGTCTACCCGCAGCGACTGGCGGCCGCGGCCGCAGGCCTGCCCAGCGACAACACCGGCGGCTACACCCTCCTCGACAAGATGGGGGTGACGGCGAGCGAATTCCAGCAGTCGGTGACCTACAAGCGCGCGATCGAAGGCGAGCTCGCGGCGACGATCGGCGCGATGTCGGGGGTCACCGCGGCCTCCGTGCAATTGGCCATTCCCGAGCAGAGCGTGTTCGTCGCCGACAAGCAGCACCCCACGGCATCCGTCTTCCTCAAAACCCAGGGCGGGTCGAGTCTCGACGACGACCAGATCGCCGCGATCGTGCATCTGACCAGCGCCTCCATCCCGGGGATGACGCCCGAGGACGTCGCGGTGACCGACCAGTCGGGACGCGTCCTCGCCGCCGTGGGACAGGGGCTCACCGGGTCCGCCAGCACGCAGGCCTCCGATCACGAGGCCAAGGTCGCGGGCTCGGTGACCAAGATGCTCGAGACCATCGTGGGACCCGGCAACGCCACCGTCAGCGTCAGCGCCGACGTCGCCAACTCGACCTCCGAGCGCATGGACGAGACGTACACCGCGCCCGAGGGCGGCGTGATGACGAACGAGCAGACCCGCACGCAGACCTCGACCGGCGGGCAGACGGGGGGAACCGGGATCCTCGGCCCCGACAACATCGCCGTGCCCGACGCCGGCGGTTCGGGGTCGTTCGAGTCCGAGGAATCCACGCGGAACAACGCCGTCAACAAGACGACAGAGAAGACGACCACCCCGGCCGGAGAAGTCACCCGCCAGACCGTCAGCATCGCGCTCGACCGCGGCTCGGTGCAGGGGGTGACCGCCGAACAGGTTCAGGCCCTCGTCTCCAACGCCGCCGGCATCAACACCGCGCGCGGCGACACGGTGACCGTGGAGTTCGTCGACTTCAGCCAGAGCGCCGCCGCGGCCGCGGCCGCAGCCCTCCAGGCCGCGGAGGACGAGAAGGCCGCGCAGGTTCAGTCGGAGATCGTGCGCACCGCCATCATCGGCGGGTCGATCGTGCTGGCAGCCGTCATCGTCGTCGTCGCCCTGCTGGTGCGGCGGCGGATGAAGCGCCGCACGCTGTACACCGAGGACGGGCCCATCGAGTACTTCGCGTCGATGACCGAGACCGAGGAGCAGAAGCTCAAGACCCTCAAGGGCCTCGCCGAGCCGATCGCCCTCCCCGCCGTCCCGCCGACCAAGGTCCTCCCCACGCTCCTCGACATCGAGGAAGAGCCCGAAGCTCCGCAGGTCCTGGTCGAGCAGCGTCGACGCGAGGTCGAGCAGTTGGCCAAGAGCGACCCGCAGAACGCCGCGAAGGCGCTCGCCAACATGATGGATGAGGCGATGGTATGA
- the fliE gene encoding flagellar hook-basal body complex protein FliE, producing the protein MSLAIDPTAAVGVTPLSPLSFEQTAAPASAGVGGASFATSLASAVENLQTLQSTSNELAVQAVTGDLDDIHKATLASARAGVTLDLMVAVRDRGVAAFNDVMRMQA; encoded by the coding sequence ATGAGCCTTGCCATCGACCCGACCGCGGCGGTGGGCGTGACGCCCCTGAGCCCGTTGAGCTTCGAGCAGACCGCCGCCCCGGCTTCGGCCGGCGTCGGCGGAGCGTCGTTCGCGACCTCGCTCGCCTCCGCGGTCGAGAACCTGCAGACCCTGCAGTCGACCTCGAACGAGCTCGCGGTGCAGGCCGTCACCGGAGACCTCGACGACATCCACAAGGCCACGCTGGCCTCGGCGCGCGCCGGCGTCACGCTCGACCTCATGGTCGCCGTCCGAGATCGCGGCGTCGCCGCGTTCAACGACGTCATGCGGATGCAGGCCTGA
- the flgC gene encoding flagellar basal body rod protein FlgC, with protein MSFDAIGIAGTGLSAHRKWLDAISDNIANVNTATPAGQDMFREKYVTVAEGSRTPGVYVTGVRDSTAEGRLVYEPEHPYADENGYVQYPNVDLGDQMSMLILAQRGYQANAAVIDRAKTSYEAALQIGRS; from the coding sequence ATGAGTTTCGACGCGATCGGCATCGCGGGGACGGGCCTGTCGGCCCACCGCAAGTGGTTGGACGCCATCAGCGACAACATCGCCAACGTCAACACCGCCACCCCCGCGGGCCAGGACATGTTCCGCGAGAAGTACGTCACCGTGGCCGAGGGGAGCCGGACACCCGGCGTCTACGTCACGGGCGTGCGCGACTCCACGGCGGAAGGGCGCCTCGTCTACGAACCCGAGCACCCCTACGCCGACGAGAACGGCTACGTCCAGTACCCGAACGTCGACCTCGGCGACCAGATGAGCATGCTGATCCTCGCCCAGCGCGGCTACCAGGCGAACGCCGCCGTCATCGACCGCGCCAAGACCAGCTACGAAGCGGCCCTGCAGATCGGACGAAGCTGA
- a CDS encoding flagellar basal body rod protein FlgB yields the protein MLESVTSTALSSALDALSIRQRAIAENISNVNTPDYHAKRVSFEDRLKSAVEQGSGRVEAIVQRSLEPTRLNGNNVNLDTETMSNIDTVLRYQFAAQALSGQAASITKAIGQASA from the coding sequence GTGCTCGAATCCGTCACCTCAACCGCCCTGTCCAGCGCCCTCGACGCGCTGTCGATCCGGCAGCGCGCGATCGCCGAGAACATCTCGAACGTCAACACCCCCGACTACCACGCCAAGCGCGTGTCGTTCGAGGACCGGCTCAAGAGCGCCGTCGAGCAGGGCTCCGGACGCGTCGAGGCGATCGTGCAGCGATCGCTGGAGCCCACCCGCCTCAACGGCAACAACGTCAACCTCGACACCGAGACGATGTCGAACATCGACACGGTGCTGCGCTACCAGTTCGCCGCCCAAGCGCTCAGCGGCCAAGCGGCATCCATCACCAAGGCGATCGGGCAGGCCTCCGCATGA
- the fliS gene encoding flagellar export chaperone FliS, with the protein MPVTTLARAQQEYLEQQVSSATPERLVTMLYDRLLVDVERARVAQSAGDWPSAGTYLTHAQAIIAELSGSLDANWDGSDGLRGLYTYITGRLIVANVGRDEAATEECVTLIAPLRDAWHAAAAALTVS; encoded by the coding sequence ATGCCCGTCACCACCCTCGCCCGTGCGCAGCAGGAATACCTCGAGCAGCAGGTGTCGTCCGCGACCCCCGAGCGTCTGGTCACCATGCTGTACGACCGGCTGCTCGTCGACGTCGAACGCGCGCGCGTCGCCCAGTCGGCCGGTGACTGGCCCTCGGCCGGCACGTACCTCACGCACGCCCAGGCGATCATCGCCGAACTCAGCGGCTCGCTCGACGCGAACTGGGACGGGTCGGACGGGCTGCGCGGGCTCTACACCTACATCACGGGCCGCCTGATCGTGGCCAACGTCGGTCGGGACGAAGCGGCGACCGAGGAGTGCGTGACCCTGATCGCCCCGCTCCGCGACGCCTGGCACGCCGCGGCCGCCGCCCTCACGGTCTCGTGA
- the fliD gene encoding flagellar filament capping protein FliD, translated as MNIDGLASGLKTKEVIDALMSVAAIPKTLVTNKITDRTTIISNLQSLNTSLQSLADKAKTAASATSLARFTATSSADAVTVTAGDKARAFSTAVVVDALAVAHAVVTAPGAADAFAGPFTLVAADGTATEISPTGSAPGDLVAAINAAGAGVTATVVPGGRGADGQQLSRVQITASTTGADAAFTLHRGTAADVAAGTGPDVATEAGAAIVAQGTDAVIRLFAGTAAEQKVTSSTNTFAGIGEGIDLTVRAVSAQPVTITVAADPKAQSDTAAAFVKDIAALLTRIDNGSKATVAAPGAATTLGVFTGDSTVRALRGALAGAVQSPVDGISPSTIGIRVDKAGTLTFDQDAFAAAMTADPARTQAVFSAVSDRVQAATAQYSDKYDGLLTQRITGQQTEVKTLQHQVERMDLRLDMRRATLERTYSAMEVRLSGLQSQSSWLTSQLAALTPSSK; from the coding sequence ATGAACATCGACGGTCTGGCATCCGGTCTGAAGACCAAAGAGGTCATCGACGCGCTGATGAGCGTCGCGGCGATCCCCAAGACCCTGGTGACGAACAAGATCACCGACCGCACCACCATCATCAGCAACCTGCAGTCGTTGAACACCTCGCTGCAGAGCCTCGCCGACAAGGCGAAGACCGCGGCATCGGCGACCTCGCTCGCGCGCTTCACGGCGACGAGCTCCGCCGACGCCGTCACCGTCACGGCCGGCGACAAGGCCCGTGCGTTCTCGACCGCCGTCGTGGTCGACGCCCTCGCCGTGGCCCACGCCGTCGTCACCGCTCCCGGCGCAGCCGATGCCTTCGCCGGACCGTTCACGCTCGTCGCCGCCGACGGCACGGCGACCGAGATCTCGCCGACCGGCAGCGCGCCGGGCGATCTGGTCGCCGCGATCAACGCCGCGGGCGCGGGCGTCACCGCCACCGTGGTGCCGGGCGGCCGAGGGGCCGATGGCCAGCAGCTGTCGCGCGTGCAGATCACCGCGAGCACGACGGGGGCGGATGCCGCCTTCACCCTGCACCGCGGCACTGCCGCCGACGTCGCCGCCGGAACCGGACCCGACGTCGCGACCGAGGCGGGCGCCGCGATCGTCGCGCAGGGGACCGATGCCGTCATCCGCCTGTTCGCGGGGACCGCCGCCGAGCAGAAGGTCACCAGCTCGACCAACACCTTCGCCGGGATCGGCGAGGGCATCGACCTCACCGTGCGCGCCGTGTCGGCGCAGCCGGTGACGATCACGGTCGCCGCCGACCCGAAGGCCCAATCCGACACCGCGGCCGCGTTCGTCAAGGACATCGCGGCCCTGCTGACCCGCATCGACAACGGGTCCAAAGCCACCGTCGCCGCCCCGGGCGCCGCGACGACGCTGGGCGTGTTCACCGGCGACAGCACGGTGCGCGCCCTTCGCGGCGCGCTCGCCGGCGCCGTGCAGAGCCCCGTCGACGGGATCTCGCCGTCGACGATCGGCATCCGCGTCGACAAGGCCGGGACGCTCACCTTCGACCAGGACGCCTTCGCCGCGGCGATGACGGCCGATCCCGCCCGCACGCAGGCGGTCTTCTCCGCCGTCTCGGATCGCGTCCAGGCGGCCACCGCGCAGTACTCCGACAAGTACGACGGCCTGCTGACGCAGCGGATCACCGGTCAGCAGACGGAGGTCAAGACGCTGCAGCACCAGGTGGAGCGCATGGACCTGCGGCTCGACATGCGGCGCGCCACGCTCGAGCGCACGTACTCCGCGATGGAGGTGCGCCTGTCGGGACTGCAGTCGCAGTCCTCGTGGCTCACCTCGCAGCTGGCCGCCCTCACCCCGTCGTCGAAGTAA
- a CDS encoding flagellin: protein MGLQIATNVGALNAYRNLSSNQNDVSKSLEKLSSGLRINRAADDAAGLAISEGLRSQVNGLNVAARNAQDGISVIQTAEGALTEVHSILQRVRDLAVQAGNDSNNADSRKAIQTEVTQLTDELVRIADSTNFNGIDLLKGGDALSFQVGANGDASSQITVSRGDLKTALASITDITYGTAGASSTHAPTAAFAFDSATTAAAAVTAIDTAINEVSSQRAGLGAAQNRFESTINSLQVSAENLSAAKSRIVDTDMAAEMVKYTASNILAQAGTAMLAQANQSGQGVLQLLR from the coding sequence ATGGGTCTTCAGATCGCAACCAACGTCGGTGCTCTCAACGCGTACCGCAACCTGTCGTCGAACCAGAACGACGTGTCGAAGTCGCTCGAGAAGCTCTCGAGCGGTCTGCGCATCAACCGCGCGGCCGATGACGCCGCCGGTCTCGCCATCTCTGAGGGCCTGCGCTCGCAGGTCAACGGCCTCAACGTGGCCGCGCGCAACGCCCAGGACGGCATCTCGGTCATCCAGACCGCTGAAGGCGCCCTGACCGAGGTCCACTCGATCCTGCAGCGCGTGCGCGACCTCGCGGTGCAGGCGGGCAACGATTCGAACAACGCCGATTCGCGCAAGGCGATCCAGACCGAGGTCACGCAGCTGACCGATGAGCTGGTCCGCATCGCCGACTCGACGAACTTCAACGGCATCGACCTGCTCAAGGGCGGCGACGCCCTGAGCTTCCAGGTCGGGGCCAACGGCGACGCGTCGTCGCAGATCACCGTTTCCCGCGGCGATCTGAAGACCGCTCTCGCGTCGATCACCGACATCACCTACGGAACAGCTGGCGCATCGTCGACGCACGCCCCGACCGCGGCGTTCGCGTTCGATTCCGCTACGACCGCGGCGGCCGCCGTCACGGCGATCGACACCGCGATCAACGAGGTGTCGTCGCAGCGCGCGGGCCTCGGTGCGGCACAGAACCGCTTCGAGTCGACCATCAACTCGCTGCAGGTCTCGGCCGAGAACCTGTCCGCCGCGAAGAGCCGCATCGTCGACACCGACATGGCGGCCGAGATGGTCAAGTACACGGCCTCGAACATCCTGGCTCAGGCGGGCACCGCGATGCTCGCCCAGGCCAACCAGTCGGGCCAGGGCGTCCTGCAGCTCCTGCGCTGA
- a CDS encoding sigma-70 family RNA polymerase sigma factor: protein MSSVTAPRESEPPMSPERLARENLPLAKYLAVEKARSAQHVDLDDLLSAAYLGLATASMEYEPARGIPFGAYARTKITWAILNEMRAADPAGERSREKIERVRVADELVRVRTGRAATVGELAAESGLDAEVVAKMRVLDEMVRTGTSFEVQFENDDSRQVADLTDSVILPEHAVEQAEKQRMLERIVDALPDQMRQVIRGVYLDERMVKDVAADLAVSHAYVSKLRRIGLGLMREALDAWENGTTPDRSTATKAAFFDGIFGSAPAPSGRGPQAAASSSVDLTGLALPA from the coding sequence TTGAGCAGCGTCACTGCCCCCCGTGAGTCCGAGCCCCCGATGTCGCCGGAGCGTCTCGCCCGGGAGAACCTGCCCCTGGCGAAGTACCTCGCCGTCGAGAAGGCGCGCAGCGCGCAGCACGTCGATCTCGACGATCTCCTCTCGGCGGCGTACCTGGGCCTGGCCACCGCGTCGATGGAGTACGAGCCCGCCCGCGGCATCCCGTTCGGCGCGTACGCGCGCACGAAGATCACGTGGGCGATCCTCAACGAGATGCGCGCCGCCGACCCGGCGGGCGAGCGCAGTCGCGAGAAGATCGAGCGGGTGCGCGTCGCCGACGAGCTCGTACGGGTGCGAACCGGTCGGGCCGCGACCGTGGGGGAACTGGCCGCCGAATCGGGCCTCGACGCCGAGGTCGTGGCGAAGATGCGGGTCCTCGACGAGATGGTCCGCACCGGGACGAGCTTCGAGGTGCAGTTCGAGAACGACGACTCCCGGCAGGTCGCCGACCTCACCGACAGCGTCATCCTGCCCGAGCACGCCGTCGAGCAGGCCGAGAAGCAGCGCATGCTCGAGCGCATCGTCGACGCCCTCCCCGACCAGATGCGCCAGGTCATCCGCGGGGTCTACCTCGACGAGCGGATGGTCAAGGACGTCGCCGCGGATCTCGCGGTCAGCCACGCCTACGTCTCCAAGCTCCGACGGATCGGTCTCGGACTCATGCGCGAGGCCCTCGACGCGTGGGAGAACGGCACGACGCCCGATCGCTCGACGGCCACGAAGGCCGCCTTCTTCGATGGCATCTTCGGCTCCGCGCCGGCGCCGTCGGGCCGCGGCCCGCAGGCCGCCGCGTCGTCGAGCGTGGACCTGACGGGATTGGCGCTGCCGGCCTGA
- a CDS encoding MFS transporter encodes MSRVSGAVARVRTSALGVTAGLIGWFVLVELASGILQGFYIPLFPEIVTHLGIRDADINWFEAAQLLVSALVLPVLAKLGDMFGHKRILLLSAIATALASWALVFADSFTTFLVAWAFQGFYVVWLPLEIALIFDRGRRQQRGVSQTRRAAGLLVVGLQFGGILGALAAGRFFAASGGDLQLSLAIPAVVVTLISVAIWLGVPESERSSEPRRLDVGGFVILAGALLFITGALSFVRLPAGPGPLVIGGLLVVGVILGALFVRYELRQPDPAIDIRMLRRPEMWPVQATAFLVGISLLGAQGPLVTYIGTDPALGYGLGLDATQRSNVVGAYLLSLIVGAVLFAVTSRRASPRVMLIGAAALVGVGYALLLPLHDQLWQVLLSLGIAGLGAGALVAAMPAAAAAAAPRGQTGVASAMTNTTKTMGGTMSSAIFGVVLAGGAGAAIGTAAPFAGYVTVWIICSAGGLLAAVLLFFVPKVAFSDAAEVEVATTAARGEVG; translated from the coding sequence ATGTCGCGCGTCTCCGGCGCGGTCGCACGGGTGCGCACCTCCGCACTCGGGGTGACCGCGGGTCTCATCGGCTGGTTCGTTCTCGTGGAGCTGGCCAGTGGCATCCTCCAGGGTTTCTACATCCCCCTGTTCCCCGAGATCGTCACGCACCTCGGGATCCGCGACGCCGACATCAACTGGTTCGAAGCGGCCCAGCTCCTCGTGTCGGCCCTGGTCCTCCCCGTCCTCGCCAAGCTCGGCGACATGTTCGGGCACAAGCGCATCCTGCTGCTCTCGGCGATCGCCACCGCTCTCGCGAGCTGGGCACTGGTGTTCGCCGACTCGTTCACGACCTTCCTCGTGGCGTGGGCGTTCCAGGGGTTCTACGTCGTCTGGCTGCCCCTCGAGATCGCCCTGATCTTCGACCGCGGACGCCGCCAGCAGCGCGGAGTGTCCCAGACGCGCCGTGCCGCCGGACTCCTCGTCGTCGGCCTGCAGTTCGGCGGCATCCTCGGCGCCCTCGCCGCCGGTCGCTTCTTCGCCGCGAGCGGGGGCGACCTCCAGCTCTCTCTGGCGATCCCGGCCGTCGTGGTGACCCTCATCAGCGTCGCGATCTGGCTCGGGGTGCCCGAGTCCGAGCGCTCGAGCGAGCCGCGCCGCCTCGACGTCGGCGGCTTCGTCATCCTCGCCGGTGCTCTGCTGTTCATCACCGGGGCGCTGTCGTTCGTGCGCCTGCCGGCGGGCCCGGGCCCCCTCGTCATCGGCGGCCTCCTCGTGGTCGGTGTGATCCTCGGCGCGCTCTTCGTGCGCTACGAGCTGCGCCAACCCGATCCGGCCATCGACATCCGCATGCTCCGGCGTCCCGAGATGTGGCCCGTGCAGGCCACCGCCTTCCTCGTCGGGATCAGCCTGCTCGGGGCTCAGGGGCCGCTCGTCACCTACATCGGCACCGACCCCGCCCTCGGCTACGGCCTGGGCCTCGACGCGACGCAGCGCTCGAACGTGGTCGGCGCCTACCTGCTCTCGCTCATCGTCGGCGCCGTCCTCTTCGCCGTCACCTCGCGTCGCGCGAGCCCGCGCGTCATGCTCATCGGGGCCGCGGCTCTCGTCGGTGTCGGGTACGCCCTCCTCCTCCCCCTGCACGACCAGCTGTGGCAGGTGCTGCTGAGCCTCGGCATCGCGGGTCTCGGCGCGGGCGCCCTGGTCGCGGCGATGCCCGCCGCCGCCGCGGCGGCGGCTCCGCGCGGACAGACGGGCGTCGCCTCGGCGATGACCAACACGACCAAGACGATGGGCGGCACCATGTCGTCCGCGATCTTCGGCGTGGTGCTGGCCGGCGGTGCGGGAGCCGCGATCGGAACCGCCGCACCGTTCGCCGGCTACGTCACCGTGTGGATCATCTGCAGCGCGGGCGGCCTGCTCGCCGCCGTGCTGCTGTTCTTCGTCCCGAAGGTCGCGTTCTCCGACGCGGCGGAGGTCGAGGTCGCCACCACCGCGGCGCGCGGAGAGGTGGGCTGA
- a CDS encoding SDR family oxidoreductase, which translates to MTRRAVVTGASSGIGEATARLLRSRGWEVVGVARRADRLAALEAETGVVAHAADLTDAADVDGLSTWLRETGGLDALVHVAGGARGSDRVEDGDPEDWRWMFEANVLSGQRLVASLLPLLRSAADAGGHADLLFVTSTAAQTAYPGGGGYNAAKAGEAMLVHALRQELNGEPLRVIEIAPGMVRTEEFSLNRLGGDQNAADKLYEGVEAPLLADDVADVIAYALDAPGHVNLDLVTLRPVAQSAQHLLARGPLTTR; encoded by the coding sequence ATGACACGACGCGCAGTGGTGACCGGGGCCAGTTCGGGTATCGGAGAGGCGACGGCGCGCCTCTTGCGCTCGCGCGGGTGGGAGGTCGTGGGCGTCGCCCGTCGCGCGGACCGCCTCGCGGCCCTCGAGGCCGAGACCGGGGTCGTCGCGCACGCGGCCGACCTGACCGACGCCGCCGACGTCGACGGGCTGTCGACCTGGCTGCGCGAGACCGGCGGACTCGACGCGCTCGTGCACGTCGCCGGAGGCGCGCGCGGCAGCGACCGCGTCGAAGACGGCGACCCCGAGGACTGGCGCTGGATGTTCGAGGCGAACGTGCTCTCGGGGCAGCGGCTCGTGGCATCCCTTCTGCCTCTCCTGCGCTCGGCCGCCGACGCCGGGGGCCACGCCGACCTGCTCTTCGTCACCTCGACCGCCGCGCAGACGGCCTACCCGGGCGGCGGCGGGTACAACGCGGCCAAGGCGGGCGAGGCGATGCTCGTGCACGCTCTGCGTCAGGAGCTCAACGGCGAACCCCTGCGCGTCATCGAGATCGCCCCCGGCATGGTGCGCACCGAGGAGTTCAGCCTCAACCGCCTGGGCGGAGATCAGAATGCCGCCGACAAGCTGTACGAGGGTGTCGAAGCGCCGCTCCTGGCCGACGACGTCGCCGACGTCATCGCGTACGCCCTCGACGCCCCCGGTCACGTGAACCTCGACCTGGTCACCCTGCGTCCCGTGGCCCAGTCCGCGCAGCACCTGCTCGCGCGCGGGCCCCTGACGACGCGCTGA
- a CDS encoding bifunctional o-acetylhomoserine/o-acetylserine sulfhydrylase, whose amino-acid sequence MSVPENWRFETKQIHTGAQPDPVTKARATPIYQTTSYVFDNADHAANLFALAEFGNIYTRIQNPTQDVVEQRVAGLEGGTGALLVASGQAAETFAVLNIAQAGDHIVSSSSIYGGTYNLFKYTLAKLGIETTFVENQDDPEEWRAAVRPNTKLFFAETIGNPKINVLDIRSVADIAHDAGVPLIVDNTIATPYLIRPFEHGADIIVHSATKFLGGHGTTIGGVIVDGGTFPWSENSERFPGLTTPDPSYHGAVYTQAVGDGLAYIIKARVQLLRDLGASISPQSAWQLIQGIETLSLRIERHVQNAQEIAEWLESHPDVATVNYSGLPTSPWYAAANNYAPKGVGAVLSFELKGGVEAGREFVNSLSLFSHLANIGDVRSLVIHPASTTHSQLTPEQQLTAGVTPGLVRLSVGLENIDDLKADLDEALAAARRLSEAARA is encoded by the coding sequence ATGTCGGTACCCGAGAACTGGCGTTTCGAGACCAAGCAGATCCACACCGGCGCACAGCCCGATCCGGTGACCAAGGCCCGCGCCACCCCGATCTACCAGACCACCTCGTACGTGTTCGACAACGCCGACCACGCCGCGAACCTGTTCGCGCTGGCCGAGTTCGGCAACATCTACACGCGCATCCAGAACCCCACGCAAGACGTCGTCGAGCAGCGCGTCGCGGGCCTCGAGGGCGGCACCGGCGCCCTCCTCGTCGCCAGCGGACAGGCAGCCGAGACCTTCGCCGTCCTCAACATCGCGCAGGCGGGCGACCACATCGTCTCGTCGAGCTCGATCTACGGCGGCACCTACAACCTCTTCAAGTACACCCTCGCCAAGCTCGGCATCGAGACGACCTTCGTCGAGAACCAGGACGACCCCGAAGAGTGGCGCGCGGCGGTGCGCCCGAACACCAAGCTGTTCTTCGCCGAAACCATCGGCAACCCCAAGATCAACGTGCTCGACATCCGCTCCGTCGCCGATATCGCCCACGACGCCGGGGTGCCCCTCATCGTCGACAACACGATCGCGACCCCGTACCTCATCCGCCCCTTCGAGCACGGCGCCGACATCATCGTCCACTCGGCGACCAAGTTCCTCGGCGGGCACGGCACCACGATCGGCGGCGTCATCGTCGACGGCGGAACCTTCCCCTGGTCTGAGAACTCCGAGCGCTTCCCGGGCCTGACGACCCCCGACCCCTCGTACCACGGCGCGGTCTACACGCAGGCGGTCGGCGACGGCCTCGCCTACATCATCAAGGCGCGCGTACAGCTGCTGCGCGACCTCGGAGCCTCGATCTCGCCTCAGAGCGCGTGGCAGCTCATCCAGGGCATCGAGACCCTGTCGCTGCGCATCGAGCGCCACGTGCAGAACGCCCAGGAGATCGCGGAGTGGCTCGAGTCGCACCCCGACGTCGCGACCGTCAACTACTCCGGTCTGCCGACCTCGCCCTGGTACGCCGCGGCCAACAACTACGCCCCCAAGGGCGTCGGCGCGGTGCTGTCGTTCGAGCTGAAGGGCGGCGTCGAGGCGGGCCGCGAGTTCGTCAACTCGCTGAGCCTGTTCAGCCACCTCGCCAACATCGGCGACGTGCGCTCGTTGGTCATCCACCCGGCGTCCACCACCCACTCGCAGCTCACGCCCGAGCAGCAGCTCACCGCCGGTGTGACCCCGGGCCTGGTGCGCCTGTCGGTGGGGCTCGAGAACATCGACGACCTCAAGGCCGACCTCGACGAGGCCCTCGCCGCCGCGCGTCGCCTGTCCGAGGCCGCCCGCGCCTGA
- a CDS encoding SDR family NAD(P)-dependent oxidoreductase, whose amino-acid sequence MANFLLIAASSDIGQATAKRLQDAGHRVVTTARDSSRIEPDFTLDATDFAAVDRVVGEAGELDGIAVFAGSMLLKPAHLTSREQYDELIAASLTTAFAAVRAAGSHMRDGGAVVLVSSAAALAGLPNHDGIAAAKAGVIGLTLSAAASYAAHGLRVNAVAPGLVQTRLTEKLTSSDMSRKVSEAMHPLGRLGEPDDVARAVEFLLAPENAWMTGQVLGVDGGLGSLRPRQKV is encoded by the coding sequence ATGGCGAACTTCCTCCTCATCGCGGCCTCGAGCGACATCGGTCAGGCGACGGCGAAACGACTGCAGGACGCGGGACACCGCGTCGTGACCACCGCGCGGGACTCCTCGCGGATCGAACCCGACTTCACCCTGGATGCCACCGACTTCGCCGCCGTGGACCGCGTCGTCGGCGAGGCGGGCGAGCTCGACGGCATCGCGGTGTTCGCGGGCTCGATGTTGCTCAAGCCCGCGCACCTGACCTCGCGCGAGCAGTACGACGAGCTCATCGCCGCCTCGCTGACCACGGCTTTCGCCGCCGTCCGCGCCGCAGGATCCCACATGCGCGACGGGGGAGCGGTCGTGCTGGTCTCGTCAGCGGCGGCCCTCGCGGGGCTGCCGAACCACGACGGGATCGCCGCGGCGAAGGCCGGGGTCATCGGTCTGACGCTCTCGGCCGCCGCGAGCTATGCCGCGCACGGACTGCGCGTGAACGCCGTGGCCCCGGGCCTCGTGCAGACGCGGCTGACCGAGAAGCTCACCTCGAGCGACATGTCGCGCAAGGTGTCGGAGGCGATGCACCCGCTCGGTCGCCTCGGCGAGCCCGACGACGTCGCGCGCGCCGTGGAGTTCCTCCTCGCGCCCGAGAACGCGTGGATGACCGGCCAGGTGCTGGGCGTCGACGGGGGCCTGGGGAGCCTGCGGCCGCGGCAGAAGGTGTGA